The Streptomyces sp. Mut1 genome window below encodes:
- a CDS encoding DUF389 domain-containing protein — translation MLHLRLIVPADRTDEVTGLLERTAGTAHLVVLPGVARDPAGDVVLCDVAREAGDELIGALRRLGVDRYGAVTVAGLDLTLSARAEKAERAAPGEGADAVLWEELSEATHEESTFSITYLAFLAVATMLAACGVMLDNAVLIVGAMAVGPEFGPLAGISTALVQRAPHLVWRSLWALVGGFAAAMVLTSGFSWLMDLFGLFDRDMIEADRPNTAFVWQPDWLSFVVAFLAGIAGTLSLTSAKSGALIGVAISVTTVPAAANAAVAFSYSDYAQMSGSARQLLENLGGIVLAGTLTLITQKALWRAAQRRQRAQEPPAAAEGSG, via the coding sequence GTGCTGCATCTGCGCCTGATCGTGCCCGCCGACCGTACGGACGAGGTGACGGGCCTGCTGGAGCGGACCGCCGGCACCGCCCACCTCGTGGTGCTGCCGGGGGTCGCCCGGGACCCCGCGGGTGACGTGGTGCTGTGCGACGTGGCGCGCGAGGCGGGCGACGAGCTGATCGGGGCGCTGCGGCGGCTCGGGGTCGACCGGTACGGGGCGGTCACCGTCGCCGGCCTGGACCTCACGCTCTCGGCGCGCGCCGAGAAGGCGGAGCGGGCCGCGCCGGGCGAGGGCGCGGACGCGGTGCTGTGGGAGGAGCTGTCCGAGGCCACCCACGAGGAGTCCACGTTCAGCATCACCTACCTGGCGTTCCTCGCCGTCGCGACGATGCTCGCGGCCTGCGGGGTGATGCTCGACAACGCGGTCCTGATCGTGGGCGCGATGGCGGTCGGCCCGGAGTTCGGACCGCTGGCCGGGATCTCCACCGCCCTGGTGCAGCGCGCCCCGCACCTCGTGTGGCGCTCGCTGTGGGCGCTCGTCGGCGGTTTCGCGGCGGCCATGGTGCTGACGTCCGGGTTCTCCTGGCTGATGGACCTCTTCGGACTGTTCGACCGGGACATGATCGAGGCCGACCGGCCCAACACCGCGTTCGTGTGGCAGCCGGACTGGCTCTCGTTCGTCGTCGCGTTCCTCGCGGGCATCGCCGGGACGCTGTCGCTCACCTCGGCGAAGTCCGGGGCGCTGATCGGGGTCGCCATCTCGGTGACGACCGTGCCGGCCGCGGCCAACGCGGCGGTGGCCTTCAGCTACAGCGACTACGCCCAGATGTCCGGCTCCGCGCGCCAGCTCCTGGAGAACCTCGGCGGGATCGTGCTCGCGGGCACGCTGACGCTGATCACCCAGAAGGCACTGTGGCGCGCTGCCCAGCGCCGGCAGCGCGCCCAGGAGCCCCCGGCGGCGGCCGAGGGCAGCGGCTGA
- the glmM gene encoding phosphoglucosamine mutase: protein MGRLFGTDGVRGVANADLTAELALGLSVAAAHVLAEAGTFEGHRPTAVVGRDPRASGEFLEAAVVAGLASAGVDILRVGVLPTPAVAYLTGALGADIGVMLSASHNAMPDNGVKFFARGGHKLADELEDRIETVYEQHRTGAPWSRPTGSGVGRVTDYAEGFDRYVAHLIGVLPNRLDGLKVVLDEAHGAAARVSPEAFARAGAEVITIGAEPDGLNINDGCGSTHLELLRTAVVEHGAHLGIAHDGDADRCLAVDAAGEEVDGDQILAVLALALREAGQLRGDTVVGTVMSNLGFKIAMEREGIQLVQTAVGDRYVLESMKAEGYALGGEQSGHVIVLDHATTGDGTLTGLMLAARIAATGRPLAELAGVMERLPQVLVNVPDVDKSRVHTSQEVAAAVADAERELGATGRVLLRPSGTEPLVRVMVEAADIEQARTVAGQLADVVKSALG from the coding sequence GTGGGACGACTCTTCGGCACGGACGGCGTGCGCGGTGTCGCCAATGCGGACCTGACGGCCGAGCTCGCGCTCGGGCTCTCGGTGGCCGCGGCACACGTACTGGCCGAGGCGGGCACCTTCGAGGGCCATCGGCCCACGGCCGTGGTGGGCCGTGACCCACGCGCCTCCGGAGAGTTCCTGGAGGCCGCCGTCGTGGCCGGCCTCGCCAGCGCGGGCGTCGACATCCTGCGCGTCGGCGTGCTGCCGACCCCGGCCGTGGCCTACCTCACCGGCGCCCTGGGCGCCGACATCGGGGTCATGCTCTCGGCCAGCCACAACGCCATGCCGGACAACGGTGTCAAGTTCTTCGCGCGCGGCGGCCACAAGCTGGCCGACGAGCTGGAGGACCGCATCGAGACGGTCTACGAGCAGCACCGCACCGGTGCGCCGTGGTCCCGCCCGACCGGCTCCGGCGTCGGCCGGGTCACCGACTACGCCGAGGGCTTCGACCGCTACGTCGCCCACCTCATCGGCGTCCTCCCCAACCGGCTCGACGGCCTGAAAGTCGTCCTGGACGAGGCCCACGGCGCGGCCGCCCGCGTCTCGCCCGAGGCATTCGCCCGCGCCGGGGCCGAGGTCATCACGATCGGCGCCGAGCCGGACGGGCTGAACATCAACGACGGCTGCGGCTCCACGCACCTGGAGCTGCTGCGCACCGCCGTCGTCGAGCACGGCGCCCACCTCGGCATCGCGCACGACGGCGACGCCGACCGCTGCCTGGCCGTCGACGCGGCGGGCGAGGAGGTCGACGGCGACCAGATCCTGGCCGTGCTGGCCCTCGCCCTGCGCGAGGCCGGGCAGCTGCGCGGGGACACCGTCGTCGGCACCGTCATGTCGAACCTCGGCTTCAAGATCGCCATGGAGCGCGAGGGCATCCAGCTCGTCCAGACCGCCGTCGGCGACCGCTACGTCCTGGAGTCGATGAAGGCCGAGGGCTACGCGCTGGGCGGCGAGCAGTCCGGCCACGTCATCGTCCTGGACCACGCCACGACCGGCGACGGCACGCTGACCGGGCTGATGCTGGCGGCCCGCATCGCCGCGACCGGCCGGCCGCTGGCGGAGCTGGCCGGTGTGATGGAGCGGCTGCCGCAGGTCCTCGTCAACGTCCCGGACGTCGACAAGTCCCGCGTGCACACCTCGCAGGAGGTCGCCGCGGCCGTCGCCGACGCCGAGCGCGAGCTGGGCGCGACCGGCCGCGTGCTGCTGCGCCCCTCGGGTACGGAGCCGCTCGTACGGGTCATGGTCGAGGCCGCGGACATCGAGCAGGCGCGCACGGTGGCCGGGCAGCTGGCGGACGTCGTGAAGTCGGCGCTGGGCTGA
- the rplM gene encoding 50S ribosomal protein L13 — protein sequence MRTYSPKPGDVTRQWHIIDAQDIVLGRLATTAANLLRGKHKAIYAPHMDMGDFVIIINADKVHLSGNKKTQKMAYRHSGFPGGLRSVRYDELLAKNPEKAVEKAIKGMIPKNTLGRQMISKLKVYAGDQHPHAAQQPVPYEITQVAQ from the coding sequence GTGCGTACGTACAGCCCCAAGCCCGGCGATGTCACTCGCCAGTGGCACATCATCGACGCCCAGGACATCGTCCTCGGCCGTCTGGCCACCACGGCTGCGAACCTCCTCCGAGGCAAGCACAAGGCGATCTACGCCCCCCACATGGACATGGGCGACTTCGTCATCATCATCAACGCCGACAAGGTTCACCTGTCCGGCAACAAGAAGACCCAGAAGATGGCGTACCGCCACTCCGGTTTCCCGGGTGGTCTCCGCTCGGTTCGTTACGACGAGCTGCTCGCGAAGAACCCCGAGAAGGCCGTCGAGAAGGCCATCAAGGGCATGATCCCCAAGAACACCCTGGGCCGTCAGATGATCTCGAAGCTGAAGGTCTACGCGGGCGACCAGCACCCGCACGCTGCGCAGCAGCCGGTCCCGTACGAGATCACCCAGGTCGCGCAGTAG
- the rplQ gene encoding 50S ribosomal protein L17, protein MPKPAKGARLGGSAAHEKLLLNNLAKSLFEHGRITTTEAKARRLRPVAERFITKAKKGDIHNRRLVLQSITDKGIVHTLFTEIAPRYENRPGGYTRITKIGNRRGDNAPMAVIELVEALTVAQQATGEAEAATKRAVKEDAAKQDETPVESVEDAKDA, encoded by the coding sequence ATGCCGAAGCCCGCCAAGGGTGCCCGTCTGGGCGGCAGCGCAGCGCACGAGAAGCTTCTGCTGAACAACCTCGCGAAGTCGCTGTTCGAGCACGGCCGCATCACCACGACCGAGGCCAAGGCCCGCCGCCTGCGTCCGGTCGCGGAGCGCTTCATCACCAAGGCGAAGAAGGGCGACATCCACAACCGTCGCCTGGTGCTGCAGTCGATCACGGACAAGGGCATCGTTCACACGCTCTTCACCGAGATCGCCCCGCGGTACGAGAACCGCCCCGGTGGTTACACCCGCATCACCAAGATCGGCAACCGTCGTGGCGACAACGCCCCGATGGCCGTCATCGAGCTGGTCGAGGCGCTGACCGTGGCGCAGCAGGCCACCGGTGAGGCCGAGGCCGCCACCAAGCGTGCGGTCAAGGAAGACGCGGCCAAGCAGGACGAGACCCCGGTCGAGTCCGTCGAGGACGCGAAGGACGCCTGA
- a CDS encoding FG-GAP-like repeat-containing protein, which yields MTVPRPLRPFVRSRTRLSVTLGLLVAALTASLLPWLTGWPGDEDATSQARGGSAQASPAGDHPRTEAEAIDAAHRTGKKVLVEAATTATTLTWALPDGKMRQQIHATPQRARNADGEWARIDTRLRRTKDGITPVNAVTPVRFSAGGPPADRADRGFRRTTPAAGDSILAEVELEGHTVAYTWPAPLPEPVLDGPRALYQEVFPGVDMLLVAREEGGFAQLMIIKTPEAARNEELKTLTFGLRSETARFEHNPTTDTVRVLDPQGGRMIGSVPTPFAWDSSGQDPELAPGTEVRTGTATAEDVLALSGLSGIEPGAQSSPLRTGVDEDGNGVRLTLDVAGAGLLQSDDVRYPLFVDPSIKPAWKSWTVAYKPYPNSSFYNGTNFSSGTSDARVGYESDTKGLARSFWTMGFSSSLKGATVTKAQFKVLNNHSWSCETRQFHLYRTGAISSGTTWKKQPSWSSLLQSQSFAHGYNSSCSDEYVLWNVKAGAQYAADAGASTLTLGMRANTETSTYTWRKFRATSAALEVDYNRKPNEPTGGTTTPGGACLAAPSSRPVAKTNIVLSATATDPDKNLSKLRFRWWKSGASAPSGTLVTPNSGGKATLTIPSSSLADKTTYKWDVRSEDTSGAVSTYFPPGDQPCQFTVDGSAPPAPDVTSVDFPEATADGLTWSEKKFGATGVFTFSAPGATKFSYTLTGAGYTEKAATTGKDESGNTVGLLSLTLAPPSAGPNSMRVYSFDAVGNKSKEYTDYAFYVPPRDTADAPGDLGGDGRADLLTINASGNLRSYAGLPDGELYTSLAAGYASNGKLNPTGHWYDPATGKAALITHYADAYPGDGVTDLFARTPDGGFWLYPGDGYGSFDVGKRLEVRLPPGAPDPAGWVQLKAVGDITGDQRPEVFVRTGDAFWVLLGYTGGAFQEAVRLSASAWEIRDIVNVADIDLDGTPDLLWRNTSNGNMYVRHGKPGTVTGSVDLNSLKTAAASREGKDTSYGTGWTSAKIDTVIGIPDVNGDRVPDIWARFTADGSVKVYHPSTTNTNSAAMTVISSGWGDVKAFG from the coding sequence GTGACCGTGCCACGCCCGCTCAGACCGTTCGTGCGCAGCCGCACACGGCTGTCCGTCACCCTCGGCCTGCTCGTGGCCGCGCTCACCGCGTCCCTGCTGCCGTGGCTCACCGGCTGGCCCGGCGACGAGGACGCCACCTCACAGGCCCGGGGCGGCAGCGCGCAGGCGTCCCCGGCCGGTGACCACCCGCGGACCGAGGCGGAGGCGATCGACGCGGCCCACCGCACCGGCAAGAAGGTCCTCGTCGAGGCGGCCACCACCGCCACCACGCTCACCTGGGCGCTGCCCGACGGAAAGATGCGTCAGCAGATCCACGCCACCCCGCAGCGGGCGAGGAACGCCGACGGTGAGTGGGCCCGGATCGACACGCGTCTGCGCCGCACCAAGGACGGCATCACCCCGGTGAACGCCGTGACACCGGTCCGCTTCTCGGCCGGCGGCCCTCCGGCGGACCGCGCCGACCGCGGCTTCCGCCGGACCACGCCCGCGGCCGGGGACAGCATCCTGGCCGAGGTCGAGCTGGAAGGTCACACCGTGGCCTACACCTGGCCCGCGCCGCTGCCGGAACCGGTGCTCGACGGCCCGCGGGCGCTGTACCAGGAGGTCTTTCCGGGCGTCGACATGCTGCTGGTCGCCCGCGAGGAGGGCGGCTTCGCCCAGCTGATGATCATCAAGACGCCCGAGGCCGCGCGGAACGAGGAGCTGAAGACCCTCACCTTCGGCCTGCGGTCCGAGACGGCACGGTTCGAGCACAACCCCACGACCGACACGGTCCGCGTGCTGGACCCGCAGGGGGGCAGGATGATCGGTTCCGTGCCCACCCCGTTCGCCTGGGACTCCTCGGGCCAGGACCCCGAGCTGGCACCCGGCACCGAGGTGCGCACCGGCACCGCTACCGCCGAGGACGTGCTGGCGCTCTCCGGCCTCAGCGGCATCGAACCCGGCGCGCAGAGCAGCCCGTTGCGGACCGGCGTGGACGAGGACGGCAACGGGGTGCGCCTCACCCTGGACGTGGCCGGCGCCGGTCTGCTGCAGAGCGACGACGTCCGCTACCCGCTGTTCGTCGACCCGTCGATCAAGCCCGCCTGGAAGTCGTGGACCGTGGCCTACAAGCCCTACCCGAACTCCAGCTTCTACAACGGCACCAACTTCAGCTCCGGAACCTCCGACGCCCGCGTCGGCTACGAGAGCGACACCAAGGGCCTGGCACGCTCGTTCTGGACGATGGGCTTCTCCAGCAGCCTGAAGGGCGCCACCGTCACCAAGGCGCAGTTCAAGGTGCTCAACAACCACTCGTGGTCGTGCGAGACCCGGCAGTTCCACCTCTACCGGACCGGGGCCATCTCCTCCGGCACCACGTGGAAGAAGCAGCCGAGCTGGTCGTCGCTGCTCCAGTCGCAGTCGTTCGCCCACGGCTACAACAGTTCCTGTTCCGACGAGTACGTGCTGTGGAACGTGAAGGCCGGCGCCCAGTACGCGGCCGACGCCGGCGCGTCGACCCTCACCCTGGGCATGCGGGCCAACACCGAGACCAGCACCTACACCTGGCGCAAGTTCCGTGCCACGTCGGCCGCCCTGGAGGTGGACTACAACCGCAAGCCCAACGAGCCGACCGGCGGCACCACCACCCCGGGCGGCGCCTGCCTGGCCGCCCCGTCCAGCCGTCCCGTCGCCAAGACGAACATCGTGCTCTCCGCGACCGCGACCGACCCGGACAAGAACCTCTCCAAGCTGCGTTTCCGCTGGTGGAAGTCGGGCGCCAGCGCCCCATCGGGCACGCTGGTCACCCCCAACAGCGGCGGCAAGGCGACGCTGACGATCCCGTCCAGCAGCCTCGCCGACAAGACCACCTACAAGTGGGACGTCCGCTCGGAGGACACCTCGGGCGCCGTCTCCACCTACTTCCCGCCCGGTGACCAGCCCTGCCAGTTCACCGTCGACGGCTCCGCGCCGCCCGCGCCCGACGTGACCAGCGTGGACTTCCCGGAGGCCACCGCGGACGGCCTGACCTGGTCCGAGAAGAAGTTCGGCGCGACCGGCGTCTTCACCTTCAGCGCCCCCGGCGCCACCAAGTTCTCCTACACGCTCACCGGCGCCGGCTACACCGAGAAGGCGGCCACCACCGGCAAGGACGAGTCCGGCAACACCGTCGGGCTGCTCTCCCTCACCCTGGCCCCGCCCAGCGCCGGACCGAACAGCATGCGGGTGTACTCCTTCGACGCGGTCGGCAACAAGTCGAAGGAGTACACCGACTACGCCTTCTACGTGCCGCCCCGGGACACCGCGGACGCTCCGGGCGACCTCGGCGGTGACGGACGCGCCGACCTGCTCACCATCAACGCGAGCGGCAACCTCCGTTCCTACGCCGGCCTGCCCGACGGCGAGCTCTACACCTCCCTCGCCGCCGGCTACGCCTCCAACGGGAAGCTGAACCCCACCGGCCACTGGTACGACCCCGCCACCGGCAAGGCCGCGCTGATCACCCATTACGCCGACGCCTACCCGGGTGACGGCGTCACCGACCTGTTCGCCCGCACCCCCGACGGCGGCTTCTGGCTCTACCCGGGCGACGGCTACGGCAGCTTCGACGTCGGCAAGCGCCTGGAGGTCCGGCTGCCCCCGGGCGCCCCCGACCCGGCGGGCTGGGTCCAGCTCAAGGCCGTCGGCGACATCACCGGTGACCAGCGGCCCGAGGTCTTCGTGCGCACCGGTGACGCGTTCTGGGTGCTGCTCGGCTACACCGGCGGCGCCTTCCAGGAGGCGGTCCGGCTGAGCGCCAGCGCGTGGGAGATCCGAGACATCGTCAACGTCGCCGACATCGACCTGGACGGCACCCCCGACCTGCTCTGGCGGAACACGTCCAACGGGAACATGTACGTCCGGCACGGCAAGCCCGGCACGGTCACCGGCAGCGTGGACCTGAACTCCCTGAAGACGGCCGCGGCCTCCCGGGAGGGCAAGGACACCTCGTACGGCACGGGGTGGACCAGCGCCAAGATCGACACCGTGATCGGTATCCCGGACGTCAACGGTGACCGCGTCCCCGACATCTGGGCACGATTCACCGCCGACGGATCGGTGAAGGTCTACCACCCCTCCACCACCAACACGAACTCTGCCGCGATGACCGTGATCTCCAGCGGCTGGGGGGACGTCAAGGCCTTCGGCTGA
- the rpsI gene encoding 30S ribosomal protein S9: protein MAETTVETPVEGTEGEETFAEVTTFESEVPVEGEYTSESLAGRFGDPQPAAGLGRRKNAIARVRIVPGTGKWKINGRTLEGYFPNKVHQQEVNEPFKVLELDNRYDVIARISGGGVSGQAGALRLGVARALNEADVDNNRATLKKAGFLSRDDRAVERKKAGLKKARKAPQYSKR from the coding sequence GTGGCCGAGACCACTGTTGAGACCCCTGTCGAGGGCACCGAGGGCGAGGAGACCTTCGCCGAGGTGACCACCTTCGAGTCCGAGGTCCCCGTCGAGGGTGAGTACACCTCCGAGTCGCTCGCCGGCCGCTTCGGCGACCCGCAGCCCGCCGCCGGCCTCGGCCGTCGCAAGAACGCCATCGCCCGCGTCCGGATCGTCCCGGGCACCGGCAAGTGGAAGATCAACGGCCGCACCCTTGAGGGCTACTTCCCGAACAAGGTGCACCAGCAGGAAGTCAACGAGCCCTTCAAGGTGCTCGAGCTGGACAACCGTTACGACGTCATCGCCCGCATCTCGGGTGGCGGCGTCTCGGGTCAGGCCGGCGCCCTGCGCCTGGGCGTGGCCCGTGCGCTGAACGAGGCGGACGTGGACAACAACCGCGCGACGCTGAAGAAGGCCGGCTTCCTCTCCCGCGACGACCGTGCGGTCGAGCGCAAGAAGGCCGGTCTGAAGAAGGCCCGCAAGGCCCCGCAGTACAGCAAGCGCTAA
- the coaA gene encoding type I pantothenate kinase, translated as MITSPTRSTNRRAEHAATPYVDLTRAEWSALRDRTPLPLTADEVERLRGLGDVIDLDEVRDVYLPLSRLLNLYVQATSGLRGALNTFLGDAGNGQGAQRGTPFVIGVAGSVAVGKSTTARILRALLARWPEHPRVELVTTDGFLLPMKELHARGLMSRKGFPESYDRRALTRFVADIKAGKDEVTAPVYSHLIYDIVPGERLTVRRPDILIVEGLNVLQPALPGKDGRTRVGLADYFDFSVYVDARPEDIETWYLSRFRKLRETAFQDPSSYFRKYTQVSEAEAMEYAATMWRTINRPNLVENVAPTRGRATLVLRKGPDHKVQRLSLRKL; from the coding sequence GTGATCACTTCGCCGACCCGGAGCACGAACCGACGCGCCGAGCACGCCGCGACGCCGTACGTCGACCTGACCCGGGCGGAGTGGAGCGCGCTGCGCGACAGGACGCCCCTGCCGCTGACCGCCGACGAGGTGGAGCGGCTGCGCGGGCTCGGGGACGTCATCGACCTCGACGAGGTGCGGGACGTCTATCTGCCGCTCTCCCGCCTCCTCAACCTCTACGTGCAGGCCACGTCCGGGCTGCGCGGCGCCCTGAACACCTTCCTCGGGGACGCGGGCAACGGGCAGGGCGCGCAGCGCGGGACGCCGTTCGTCATAGGGGTCGCGGGCAGCGTCGCCGTGGGCAAGTCCACCACCGCCCGGATTTTGCGGGCGCTGCTGGCCCGGTGGCCGGAGCACCCGAGGGTCGAGCTGGTGACCACCGACGGCTTCCTGCTCCCGATGAAGGAGCTCCACGCGCGCGGCCTCATGTCGCGCAAGGGGTTCCCGGAGTCGTACGACCGGCGCGCCCTGACCCGTTTCGTCGCCGACATCAAGGCGGGCAAGGACGAGGTCACCGCCCCCGTCTACTCCCACCTGATCTACGACATCGTGCCCGGCGAGCGGCTCACCGTACGGCGTCCGGACATCCTGATCGTGGAGGGGCTGAACGTCCTCCAGCCGGCCCTGCCCGGCAAGGACGGCCGCACCCGGGTGGGGCTCGCCGACTACTTCGACTTCAGCGTGTACGTGGACGCCCGGCCGGAGGACATCGAGACCTGGTACCTCAGCCGCTTCCGCAAGCTGCGCGAGACGGCGTTCCAGGACCCTTCCTCGTACTTCCGCAAGTACACGCAGGTCTCCGAGGCGGAGGCGATGGAGTACGCCGCCACCATGTGGCGGACCATCAACCGGCCGAACCTCGTGGAGAACGTGGCGCCGACCCGTGGGCGTGCCACGCTGGTGCTGCGCAAGGGGCCCGATCACAAGGTGCAGCGGCTGTCCCTGCGCAAGCTCTGA
- a CDS encoding ABC-F family ATP-binding cassette domain-containing protein, translating to MLGMGHLEAGHLEYYLPDGRVLLGDASFRVADGAVVALVGANGAGKTTLLRLLAGELQPHGGSVSVSGGLGVMRQFVGSVRDERTVRDLLVSVAQPRIREAALAVDRAEERILTVDDEAAQMAYAQALSDWAEVRGYEAETLWDMCTMAALGVPYEKAQWREVRTLSGGEQKRLVLEALLRGPDEVLLLDEPDNYLDVPGKRWLEEKLKETRKTVLFVSHDRELLSRAAQKIVSVEPSPAGSDVWVHGAGFDTYHQARKERFARFEELLRRWEEEHKRLKALVLRLRQQAANSPDMASRYHAMQTRFKKFEDAGPPPEPPREQDIRMRLRGGRTGVRAVTCTNLELTGLMKPFDLEIYYGERVAVLGSNGSGKSHFLRLLAGEPVAHTGEWKLGARVVPGHFAQTHSHPELLGRTLVDILWTEHAKDRGAAMSVLRRYELERQGDQAFEKLSGGQQARLQILLLELSGTTALLLDEPTDNLDLESAEALQDGLEVYDGTVMAVTHDRWFAKSFDRFLVFGSDGVVRETSEPVWDERRVERAR from the coding sequence ATGCTGGGTATGGGACATCTCGAAGCAGGCCATCTTGAGTACTACCTACCGGACGGGCGGGTGCTGCTCGGCGATGCTTCGTTCCGGGTGGCCGACGGTGCCGTGGTCGCCCTCGTCGGGGCGAACGGCGCCGGGAAGACCACGCTGCTGCGGCTGCTCGCCGGGGAGCTCCAGCCGCACGGCGGCTCGGTCTCGGTGAGCGGCGGGCTCGGCGTGATGCGGCAGTTCGTCGGCTCCGTGCGCGACGAGCGTACGGTCCGCGACCTGCTGGTCTCCGTCGCCCAGCCCCGCATCCGGGAGGCCGCGCTCGCCGTCGACCGGGCCGAGGAGCGCATCCTCACCGTGGACGACGAGGCCGCGCAGATGGCGTACGCGCAGGCGCTGAGCGACTGGGCCGAGGTGCGCGGGTACGAGGCCGAGACGCTCTGGGACATGTGCACGATGGCCGCGCTCGGTGTCCCGTACGAGAAGGCGCAGTGGCGCGAGGTGCGCACGCTCTCCGGCGGTGAGCAGAAGCGGCTGGTCCTGGAGGCGCTGCTGCGCGGGCCCGACGAGGTGCTGCTGCTGGACGAGCCGGACAACTATCTGGACGTGCCGGGCAAGCGGTGGCTGGAGGAGAAGCTGAAGGAGACCCGTAAGACGGTCCTCTTCGTCTCCCACGACCGCGAGCTGCTGTCCCGGGCCGCGCAGAAGATCGTCAGCGTGGAGCCGAGCCCGGCCGGCAGCGACGTCTGGGTGCACGGTGCCGGCTTCGACACGTACCACCAGGCCCGCAAGGAGCGGTTCGCGCGCTTCGAGGAGCTGCTGCGGCGCTGGGAGGAGGAGCACAAGCGGCTGAAGGCGCTCGTGCTGCGGCTGCGGCAGCAGGCGGCGAACAGCCCCGACATGGCGAGCCGCTACCACGCGATGCAGACCCGCTTCAAGAAGTTCGAGGACGCGGGGCCCCCGCCGGAGCCGCCGCGCGAGCAGGACATCCGGATGCGGCTGCGCGGCGGCCGCACCGGGGTGCGGGCGGTGACCTGTACGAATCTGGAGCTGACCGGCCTGATGAAGCCGTTCGACCTGGAGATCTACTACGGGGAACGGGTCGCGGTCCTCGGCTCCAACGGCTCGGGCAAGTCCCACTTCCTGCGGCTGCTGGCGGGTGAACCGGTCGCGCACACGGGGGAGTGGAAGCTCGGCGCGCGGGTGGTGCCCGGCCATTTCGCCCAGACCCACTCCCATCCGGAGCTGCTGGGCCGGACGCTGGTCGACATCCTGTGGACGGAGCACGCCAAGGACCGGGGCGCGGCGATGTCCGTGCTGCGGCGCTATGAGCTGGAGCGGCAGGGCGACCAGGCGTTCGAGAAGCTGTCGGGCGGCCAGCAGGCCCGGCTCCAGATCCTGCTCCTGGAGCTGTCCGGCACGACCGCGCTGCTGCTGGACGAGCCGACGGACAACCTGGACCTGGAGTCGGCGGAGGCGTTGCAGGACGGTCTGGAGGTGTACGACGGCACGGTGATGGCCGTCACGCACGACCGGTGGTTCGCGAAGAGCTTCGACCGGTTCCTGGTCTTCGGCTCGGACGGGGTCGTACGGGAGACCTCGGAGCCGGTGTGGGACGAGCGGCGGGTGGAACGGGCGCGGTGA
- the truA gene encoding tRNA pseudouridine(38-40) synthase TruA codes for MSDVVEPGFVRVRLDLAYDGKDFSGWAKQTARRTVQGEIEDALRTVTRSSRTYDLTVAGRTDAGVHARGQVAHVDLPAEVWAEHAEKLLRRLAGRMAPDVRVWRAAEAPAGFNARFSALWRRYAYRVADRPGGVDPLVRGHVLWHDRPLDVAAMNAAAARMTGEHDFAAYCKKREGATTIRTLQKLRWVRDEASGIITGTVQADAFCHNMVRALVGAMLFVGDGRRPDPWPAEVLAAGVRDPGVHVVRPHGLTLEEVAYPADELLAARAVEARNVRTLPGAGCC; via the coding sequence GTGAGTGACGTGGTGGAGCCCGGCTTCGTACGGGTGCGGCTGGACCTGGCCTATGACGGCAAGGACTTCTCGGGCTGGGCGAAGCAGACCGCGCGGCGGACGGTCCAGGGGGAGATCGAGGATGCGCTGCGGACCGTGACCCGCTCCTCGCGCACGTACGACCTGACGGTGGCCGGGCGCACCGATGCCGGGGTGCACGCCCGGGGTCAGGTGGCCCATGTGGACCTGCCGGCCGAGGTGTGGGCCGAGCACGCCGAGAAGCTGCTGCGGCGGCTGGCCGGGCGGATGGCGCCCGATGTGCGGGTGTGGCGGGCCGCGGAGGCCCCGGCGGGGTTCAACGCCCGGTTCTCGGCCCTGTGGCGCCGGTACGCCTACCGGGTGGCCGACCGGCCCGGCGGGGTCGACCCGCTGGTGCGGGGCCATGTGCTGTGGCACGACCGGCCGTTGGACGTGGCCGCGATGAACGCCGCCGCCGCGCGCATGACCGGGGAGCACGACTTCGCCGCGTACTGCAAGAAGCGCGAGGGCGCGACGACCATCCGGACCTTGCAGAAACTGCGCTGGGTACGGGACGAGGCGTCCGGGATCATCACGGGGACCGTGCAGGCCGACGCCTTCTGCCACAACATGGTGCGCGCGCTGGTGGGAGCGATGCTGTTCGTGGGCGACGGGCGGCGCCCCGACCCGTGGCCGGCCGAGGTGCTGGCTGCCGGGGTGCGCGACCCGGGGGTGCATGTGGTGCGCCCGCACGGGCTGACGCTGGAGGAAGTGGCCTACCCGGCCGATGAGTTGCTGGCGGCGCGGGCGGTGGAGGCCCGCAATGTGCGGACCCTGCCGGGGGCGGGCTGCTGCTGA